The genomic window TCCCGATGTGGAAATCTTTATCTTACGGAGCAAAGTTGACACCGATTCCGGTTCAAAATAGACACTTATTCCGGTCAGACAATGAACGCCTTAAGGAAGGCCGGCAACCTGAAAACCAATAAAACAACTGATGCCAGGAAAAAAGCCCGAGTTATCTATATAGAAGCCGATGAAGACCACATACATCTACAAAACGGCAAAGCCGGGATGGTCAAATTAATATACGTAATATTTTCCCGGAAAACGCCTAAAAACCCGGTAACAAAATAATACCAGGCCTACACCAATAACAGCTGGGATGGAGCATGCGCATATTTCCTTTATAAAAACCAAATAACAGGATGCAGTGCGGAAAGCCACGTAAGCCATGTTTTATCAAAAAGATTGTCCCGAGGGCCCATATCATGTAGTAAAACAAGAGCCAATAAAATAGCTCAGTTAAGAGCGATAAAAGCAAAACAGCAGATCAATACCCAGTAACAACGTAGTTGTCACCGCACTGGAGACTGTAATTCAGGTGGTTCAAAAAAATAAAATCCTGCTGGTATCCACGGAAGATAATCGAATAATTTTCAAAGCCGGAGCTTTGATGCAAAATATTAGGTGTGCTGGAAGTTTTATATATCCCAAGAATTTACAATTGCTTTTCCTCTAATAACATTTATAGAATAACTGCCGCTTCCGAATACCGTTTCTCCTTCTATATCCCGGTACGGCTGAAAATTCCTGGAGTGCTTCGCATATTTCCTTTTGGAAGATATCCTGAATTACAGCTATTTCTTTCCGGGCTATCAGCGCCGGTGCAACTTTTGAGGGAAGCGCCAGGAGTTTTGCCCTGAAATCGGATAGCATCCTTGTCATAACTCTTTCCACTTCAGAAGCGTGATGCATGGCCATTCTCCTGGATCCGGCGTTCTATAACGCCAAAGAGATTTGCAAGCACTTTTATATTTACCACAATTCCATCTAAGTTTTTAACTTGTTGGTTCATATGATCACCCCGATAATTCGGCAGGAAGTGGCCATAAAAATTTTTCTATATCTAGCCGTTTTTCAGGCCTCGCCAGACCCGCATTTGGCCTACCCCTCCGGAAGGACCCGCTCGTAGTGCATAGAACTTATATACTTCAAACATATAAAACTCCAAAATATTTTTAAATAGTCTATTGACACGTATTAATATACGTATTATAATTATAATTGCAAGGGAGAAGTTAAATGAAATCATACTCATCGAGAGAAGTGATTAAAATACTTATAGAATATGGCTGGTATGAAGTAGGATGCGTAGGTGACCACCACCAATTCAAACATCATTCAAAACCCGGTAAAGTCACGGTAACACACCCCGTAAAGGATATACCAATCCAAACTCTTAAAAGTATCGAAAAGCAGGCGGGAATTAATTTTCCCTAATCCCTCCTCTTCCCCCATTTTAATTTTTCATGAAGGAGTTGATTCTTTTGATAAAAGACATTTACGTCTTTCCAGCGATATTCGATTATGCAGAAGACGGTATTTCCATCGAATTCCCCGATTTGCCTGGGTGCTTACCGTGCGCCAAAACAACTGAAGAAGCCATTAAAAACGCCAAAGAAGCTATGGCTCTGCATCTTTGGGGTATGGAAAAAGACGGGGATCCTATACCCGAACCCACTCCGGTAGATAAAATCCAGGTGAGAGAAAATCAGGCTGTAATGCTGATTGAAGTATATATGCCTCTTTACAGAGAAGCAATTGAAAATCAGTCAGTAAAGAAGACCTTAACCATTCCTCAATGGCTGAACAAATTGGCCGAAGAAAAGAATGTTAATTTCTCTCAATTACTTCAATCAGCATTAAAAGAACATTTAGGTATTCACGATAGGCCGTAATGGCCTTTTTGATTTTGGGCATGAAAAAAGAGCCCATGGGTTCTAAAATAACAAGGCAAACTTAAAAAACCTAATAATATCAAGGCTTACAGTGAGTTATAAAAAGTTAACAACTCAACTTTCGCAGGAACAAAGTGCCAACTTTTCCTTAAGGAAAGTGGGCAGACAAGACATAAAATAATCTAAAAACTCACTGATTGCTTCCTTTGAAAGCACGAGCTTTTCACGCAAAGCAGTCTTAAGAGCATCAATCAATAGCTGCAAAGCTTCTATGAACTTTATATCCTGAAGCTCATCACAGAAGTAATAGAACAAGCCTCCTATAGTCCGCAAATCCTTGTTATTGCGGTTTTCAACAGCCAGCATGATGTACCTTGCAAAAACAATAGTAGTATGGGCAACAATGGAATCATAAGAACGCCCCTGAAACTCTTTTGCAAGATTAAGGTAAGACTTGCATATCTTGAAAAATATCTCAATATCCCAGCGCTTGCCATAAATCCTTATGATTTCTTCATCAGAAAGCGTTGTATCTGTAGAAATAATGGCAAGCCAGTTGCGAGATCTGTTGCGATCCCTTACAAATACAATCTTTGCAAGAACTTCATTACCATCATTGTCAGTGCCGATACCAACTACAACTGATGAAAGTATCTTTGCCTTACCGCCGCGTTTCTTTCTTACGCAAGAATATATAGACTGAAGGCTCATTCTTTTGCCTTGAAAACTGTAATAAATTTTCTTCATGCCCTTAACCATGGCTATGACGTGAAGGTTTAATCCGAGGATCTTCAACAATATGCTTGGGTAAGTAAACCAGCTATCAAACAGCACATATTTTGCAGGGATGTTATTCTCCACTGCCTGTTTTAGCAGGTCTATCATGGCATCGGTTTCTTTCGCGAGTGAAGAAATTCGGCGCTTGTAGCCTATGCTCCTTTTATCAATTTCACTGTTCATAGGTTGCAACCTGTTTTCAGAAGTTTGTGCACTCAAGAGGTTGAAGCCGAGCGGGATGAAGGTATTTCCATCAGACCATCCGAGGGTGAGAAGTCTGAACCCCTTAACGTATTTTTGTGCCACATGGTCTCTTACTCTGGCTAAAATTTCGACAACCTTGCTTCTATTCCTACTGTATATAGAATCGCCTATTATTAGGACATTGACACGATTCTTATCCAGCACAGAACCTTCACATGCAAGCGTCAGATATTTGATAAAACCCCGTATCCCAAGTTCTTTAACTTTGTCTGCAAGTAATTCGCTGTTTAGTGCCAGTACATTTAAAAAGTGGCCTATCTTCATCAGATAATGGAAGCCTTTCATTGCATTCCATGAGTATGAAAAACAGTGCTCATATTCATACCCCTGATGTTTTTCTACCAATATGTTGTTTTCAATCTTCCACCTGTACCGGCCTATTTTGGTGCATCTGAAAAACACGTTCTTATGATTGATTTGACGTGATGATAACCAGGCATACCGTGTGTGTTTTTCTTCTTTTTCTCCTGAAGTTCTTGAGTGGTCTTCCTCCCAGGTTTCATAGCAGATGACTACATTGAGGATTTCCTTCTTTTTCACTTTTTCTGCCATATATTCATATTCAATTCCATTGGCCTATGCATAGACCTGCTCACGGTTTCCCCAATGACATCTTAACGGTCTTCAGGGTTTATTTTCATCAATGCCAGGGCTTTTTTCCAGACTGCAGGCATGCTGTCTTCTTTCAATACTATCATATAGTCTCAGCCGTACTTCCTGCAGGTTGTGATAACGGGGCCACAGGCATAAAGAACATCAGCAATTATTGACAGTTTTGTTTTACGGAATATTTTCTTCAATTTCTCCGCCATGCGGTAAAAGCCTTTGCGTTCACAGCCCTGCTTGCTTTCTTCTTTATTGTTCTCGTTATTTTCTATGAATTCGCTCATCACGGGCAGTGTAATTGTATTGTCCAAAATCAAGACTGCTTCCAGCACATAGCAATAATATTGGGGAGTTTGTGTTTCTCCACCTACATGCCTTTGAAGGCATTCAGGCGCCCATTGAAAGTCGCGGAAAAATTTTTGCGTGTGCTCTTCAATCTTGGCCTCTCTTGTTTTTCTTTCTTGGATTTTCTTTTCTCTATGACTCATTGGGGCGCCACCACCTTATACGGCTTTTCCCCTTTGAGGCATTCTTTAAAGTCGGCCTGCAAGGGATATACGAATATTGCTTTTTTTGATAGTGTGCCTTCTTTCCCGGTGCGGCCAGATCCTTTTGTCTTGCCAAGATATATCCAGTTTGATGCCTTATATGATATCCCTTGATATTTCTCGGTGTCTACAAATGTCTCCAGTAATACCGGCGCATAGCAATATTCCCTAAGAAAGTCTTCTTGGATTTGCTTTGTCGCCAGAGATAAAGCCTTGCTCGCCAGATTCTTGATGTGTACCCAGGGAAAGATTAAAAACCGGCTGTTGTTTATGATTAGGTGAAGTCTGACCTTTTTGTCTTCTTTTGTCCACCCGATCCATTTGTCACGTTCTTCCAAAGCCCATGCAGCGGCTGAAAACTGCATGCATCCAAGTTCTGCATCACCTGACTTTACAAAGTATTGGAGCCTGGAGCCAAATACTTGTTTGTCTTTCAGGATATGATACTGGTTTATGTATGCACGCCAGCGTTTTAAGTCCTCGCCGGGTTTTGCAATCACAAGCCTGACTGGCTCGTAATCACCAATATTTCCTTTTAGTTCTCTTGTGTCAAACTCAAATTCTTTCCTGCGTATTCTGCATTTGTTTTATTTCATTTTGTTTATTGGCGGTAATTGTATAATCCCTTCTGCCTCCAGTTTCTCTAAAAAAGCTGCACATTGGATCATTTTTGCATTTCCGGCTGGAGTGGTCCAGCCCAATAGTTCGCAAACGGTGGCTGCAAATTCATGTCTGGGCAGGTTTGGATATGTTTTTCTTGCCCACTTTATCATCTCGATATCTTCAGGTCTGAATGCCCTGCCTGAAAATACCCTGATTGTATTGTCCATGACTTGGTTACCTACCTTTCCAAGTCTACTATACAATATCAGGTTTGTGTTTGTCCACCCCCGTTTTGCGAAACTATTTTTTATTATACCATGTAGCTCTTTATTTCTCTTGTTCTCAAATTCATGCTTCACCTCTGGTGGGCTACTATGTTATTGTTTCGGTAATTTATTTTTACCAGATTTTATTACAAAAAAAATGTCTATGTTAGTTATTTCTCTGGTACTTACATATACATGATGTACAATCCAGGTTTACTTTTTTGGTCTTTTCGTATATTATTAATTTTCTCAATACGGTATATAATTTAATAAACGTTAATATGGAGATGATTTACTGTGGTAGCTTTACTGGATTTGCCCGACTTTTACAAGACTGTCCACGACATAACCCTTGACCTTATAAAAACTCCAAGCATAGTTGCCACACAGGGCGAGGGTCGTATTGCTTTGAAGATAATGAACATATTAAAAGCCAGCCCATATTTTCAAAAGCATCCGGACAATCTATGGCTGGTTGATGTTCCCGGTGGTCCATGGCCCAAATATACCGTCATGGCTCTTGTGGAAGGAGAAAAAAATAGAAGTTCTCAAACAGTGGTGCTTTTAGGACACATAGACACTGTCAGAGTGGAGGATTTCGGCACTTTAAAGTACTATGCCTTTAACCCCAAAGGACTTGTAAGACATTTTAGTAGCTTAAATATCGGTGGGGATGTAAAAGAAGATCTTGATAGTGGAAAATACATGTTTGGCCGGGGCTCGGTAGATATGAAAAGCGGTGTTGCAGCACAC from Biomaibacter acetigenes includes these protein-coding regions:
- a CDS encoding type II toxin-antitoxin system HicA family toxin, which gives rise to MKSYSSREVIKILIEYGWYEVGCVGDHHQFKHHSKPGKVTVTHPVKDIPIQTLKSIEKQAGINFP
- a CDS encoding type II toxin-antitoxin system HicB family antitoxin; this encodes MIKDIYVFPAIFDYAEDGISIEFPDLPGCLPCAKTTEEAIKNAKEAMALHLWGMEKDGDPIPEPTPVDKIQVRENQAVMLIEVYMPLYREAIENQSVKKTLTIPQWLNKLAEEKNVNFSQLLQSALKEHLGIHDRP
- a CDS encoding IS4 family transposase, translated to MAEKVKKKEILNVVICYETWEEDHSRTSGEKEEKHTRYAWLSSRQINHKNVFFRCTKIGRYRWKIENNILVEKHQGYEYEHCFSYSWNAMKGFHYLMKIGHFLNVLALNSELLADKVKELGIRGFIKYLTLACEGSVLDKNRVNVLIIGDSIYSRNRSKVVEILARVRDHVAQKYVKGFRLLTLGWSDGNTFIPLGFNLLSAQTSENRLQPMNSEIDKRSIGYKRRISSLAKETDAMIDLLKQAVENNIPAKYVLFDSWFTYPSILLKILGLNLHVIAMVKGMKKIYYSFQGKRMSLQSIYSCVRKKRGGKAKILSSVVVGIGTDNDGNEVLAKIVFVRDRNRSRNWLAIISTDTTLSDEEIIRIYGKRWDIEIFFKICKSYLNLAKEFQGRSYDSIVAHTTIVFARYIMLAVENRNNKDLRTIGGLFYYFCDELQDIKFIEALQLLIDALKTALREKLVLSKEAISEFLDYFMSCLPTFLKEKLALCSCES
- a CDS encoding Druantia anti-phage system protein DruA; this encodes MRRKEFEFDTRELKGNIGDYEPVRLVIAKPGEDLKRWRAYINQYHILKDKQVFGSRLQYFVKSGDAELGCMQFSAAAWALEERDKWIGWTKEDKKVRLHLIINNSRFLIFPWVHIKNLASKALSLATKQIQEDFLREYCYAPVLLETFVDTEKYQGISYKASNWIYLGKTKGSGRTGKEGTLSKKAIFVYPLQADFKECLKGEKPYKVVAPQ